In the genome of Shewanella glacialimarina, one region contains:
- a CDS encoding DUF72 domain-containing protein, with product MNNHQPILRIGLAMWSQPQWKQSIYGDVPASARLEKYAQVFNTVEGNTTFYALPTSPTVMNWRDAVPEDFRFTFKLPKTITHDLQLQHAQAELTHFFNVMEPLTDKTAMWKIQLPAQFGPSSLPALERFLQQLPKGFTYGVEVRHGAFFNKGEHERALNRLLIAHQCNRIIMDSRPLFAAKADNPALIDAQRKKPQVPVHPIATAHQPVVRFIGQCDSQINLAFFQRWRIKLAQWIREGKQPYIFIHTPDNLQAPELAVALYNTLKEAVKPNELAEINLRQHSDNKSDQLDFLF from the coding sequence ATGAATAACCACCAACCTATACTGAGAATAGGCCTTGCCATGTGGTCTCAACCCCAATGGAAACAAAGTATTTATGGTGATGTGCCTGCATCTGCTCGTTTAGAAAAATATGCGCAAGTATTTAATACTGTCGAAGGCAATACCACTTTTTATGCCCTACCAACATCCCCGACAGTAATGAACTGGCGAGATGCTGTACCAGAGGATTTTAGGTTTACTTTTAAACTGCCAAAAACAATCACCCATGACTTACAGTTACAACATGCTCAAGCAGAGTTAACCCACTTCTTTAATGTGATGGAGCCGTTAACTGACAAAACCGCTATGTGGAAAATTCAGCTACCAGCGCAGTTTGGTCCTAGCTCGTTGCCAGCTCTTGAGAGATTTTTACAACAATTACCTAAGGGTTTTACCTACGGTGTAGAAGTTCGTCACGGGGCATTTTTCAACAAAGGCGAGCATGAAAGAGCTTTAAACCGACTATTAATAGCGCATCAATGCAATCGTATTATTATGGATAGTCGGCCGCTATTTGCCGCAAAAGCAGATAATCCAGCGCTAATTGATGCCCAACGTAAAAAGCCTCAAGTCCCTGTTCATCCTATTGCGACCGCTCATCAACCTGTGGTGCGCTTTATTGGTCAATGTGACTCACAAATCAACCTGGCCTTTTTTCAACGCTGGCGAATTAAGCTTGCACAATGGATAAGAGAAGGAAAGCAGCCTTATATATTTATTCATACTCCTGATAATCTTCAAGCACCTGAGCTCGCAGTTGCACTTTACAACACCTTAAAAGAAGCCGTTAAACCAAATGAGCTCGCTGAAATAAATTTGCGCCAACACAGTGACAACAAATCTGACCAATTAGATTTTTTGTTCTAA
- a CDS encoding transglycosylase domain-containing protein produces the protein MSDPTPDMKFDNYRDRSFQEKQQPTTNRRSKLVFFFILLLIVIGVFTAFEIKTSHYQAMLFNQYGTKLTYQVVPFATDKVIYPQYGPFDIRHGYTKLPQYIDKLVKNGFTIEQQASFSPMLMDYTEYGFFPPYHEKAQSGLIIQDCRNQDVFDALYPSRAYQDTDMIPSEVVNTLLFIENRELWNPEPNHNPVIDWPRFVVAGITQIADKAGLNMSNAGGSTLATQIEKFRHSEFGLTSSIEDKLLQIGSAMIRVYQQGENTLAARQRIVQDYLNTVPLSSAPGFGEVHGIGDGLWAWFKTDFNRANRLLLSGHDPATAAERGQVFRQIVALMIAQRRPSYYLLQGHDDLEELVDSHLRLLVSYALIDPKLMNSAMQQQLQFDRRRGHPGNPNNKGVNAVRIRTASMLSSSLFDLDRLDLTVNSTFHGDLQQQVGDYLRSLGQQEYAQKVGLLGERLLTPEQLPNVLYSFTLFEKHQGANRVRVQTDSTDQPFDINEGSKLELGSTAKLRVLATYLEIIAELQHRFEDKTVADLYQIDVEPKDKITRWVVDYLIETRDRNLTRMLNAALERRYSASADERFFTGGGLHVFSNFQKKENSRNPTLYEALQDSVNLPFVRLMQDIVNYSSSYNSEGSMAQLLRNDKDPRREEYLKAFAKREGSTFVRRFYRKYQSLSPEARLAIFFNGVQASEHRLSATYRFLQPYKSDQDLKLFLAEKIPDKIFSDKQISSLYNKYGSDKFNLADQGYIARVHPLELWVLSYLNDYPDANMTQVLEDSQATLIEVYRWLFRTRHQNARDSRIKVMLEVEAFLSIHQRWQRMGYPFDFIVPSLGSALGSSGDRPAALAELMGIIQNNGVRAPTLRIEKLLFAKDTPYEVNLANSTQQPIQVFKPEVAIALKNALANVVEKGTARRLNGSIMNVDGTLVRLGGKTGTGDNRIATEIRNGRKVSSTAMNRTATFVFYLGDSYFGTLTAFVPGAKADDFSFTSALPLQVLKGMLPILTPQLFNQQPLCLAESADVE, from the coding sequence GTGTCAGATCCAACCCCAGATATGAAGTTTGATAATTATCGAGATCGATCTTTTCAAGAAAAACAGCAGCCAACGACTAACCGTCGATCAAAGTTGGTATTTTTTTTCATCCTCTTGCTGATAGTTATAGGTGTTTTTACTGCATTTGAAATTAAAACGTCTCACTACCAGGCGATGTTATTCAACCAATATGGAACCAAATTAACATATCAGGTCGTACCTTTTGCTACAGACAAGGTTATTTATCCCCAGTATGGCCCATTTGATATTCGCCATGGCTATACTAAGTTACCCCAATATATTGATAAGCTAGTTAAAAATGGCTTTACTATTGAGCAGCAAGCTAGCTTTTCGCCTATGTTAATGGACTATACCGAATATGGTTTTTTTCCGCCTTACCATGAAAAAGCCCAGTCGGGTTTAATTATTCAAGATTGTCGTAATCAAGATGTATTTGATGCGCTGTACCCAAGTCGTGCTTATCAAGACACCGACATGATCCCCAGTGAAGTGGTCAATACATTACTTTTTATTGAAAACCGTGAACTTTGGAACCCAGAGCCTAACCACAACCCTGTGATTGATTGGCCACGTTTCGTGGTTGCTGGTATTACCCAAATTGCCGACAAAGCTGGCTTGAATATGTCAAATGCTGGTGGCAGTACTTTAGCGACCCAAATTGAAAAGTTTCGCCACTCTGAGTTTGGTTTAACCTCTAGCATTGAGGATAAGTTGCTGCAAATTGGTTCGGCGATGATCCGCGTTTATCAGCAAGGTGAAAATACCCTTGCGGCCAGGCAGCGTATTGTTCAAGATTACTTAAATACTGTGCCCCTGTCATCTGCGCCAGGCTTTGGTGAGGTTCACGGCATTGGCGATGGTTTGTGGGCCTGGTTTAAAACCGATTTTAATCGAGCCAATCGTTTACTGCTGTCAGGACATGATCCTGCTACTGCAGCTGAGCGTGGACAAGTGTTTCGACAAATTGTCGCCTTAATGATTGCACAGCGTCGTCCATCATATTACTTACTACAAGGTCATGATGACTTAGAAGAGCTGGTAGACAGTCATTTGCGCTTGCTGGTTAGCTATGCATTGATTGACCCCAAGCTGATGAACTCGGCTATGCAACAACAGCTGCAGTTTGATAGACGCAGAGGCCATCCTGGCAATCCTAACAATAAGGGCGTTAATGCGGTTCGTATTAGAACCGCTAGCATGTTGTCGAGCAGTTTATTTGACTTAGACCGCTTAGACTTAACGGTTAACAGTACCTTTCATGGTGATTTACAGCAGCAAGTGGGTGATTACTTACGTAGCCTTGGTCAGCAAGAATACGCTCAAAAGGTGGGGTTGTTAGGTGAGCGATTACTGACCCCGGAACAGCTTCCTAATGTGCTTTATAGCTTTACCCTATTTGAAAAGCATCAAGGTGCTAATCGAGTTCGAGTACAAACAGACAGTACAGACCAACCTTTTGATATTAATGAGGGCAGTAAGCTAGAGTTAGGTTCTACTGCTAAATTAAGAGTATTAGCGACGTATCTGGAAATTATTGCAGAATTACAGCATCGCTTTGAAGATAAAACTGTCGCCGATTTATATCAAATCGATGTTGAGCCCAAAGATAAAATCACCCGTTGGGTGGTCGATTATTTAATTGAAACTCGTGACCGTAATTTAACGCGTATGTTAAATGCGGCGCTTGAAAGACGCTATTCAGCATCGGCTGATGAGCGTTTTTTTACCGGCGGCGGCTTACATGTTTTCAGTAACTTCCAAAAGAAAGAAAATAGCCGTAACCCGACTTTATATGAAGCCTTGCAAGACTCAGTTAACTTGCCGTTTGTGCGTTTGATGCAAGATATTGTGAATTACAGTAGTAGTTATAATAGCGAAGGTAGCATGGCACAATTGCTGCGCAATGATAAAGACCCTCGCCGTGAAGAATACTTAAAAGCTTTTGCAAAGCGAGAAGGCAGCACCTTTGTGCGACGCTTTTATCGCAAGTATCAATCGTTATCCCCTGAAGCTAGATTAGCGATATTTTTTAATGGTGTGCAGGCAAGCGAACATCGACTTAGCGCGACATATCGTTTCCTACAACCTTACAAAAGTGATCAGGACTTAAAGCTATTTTTGGCTGAAAAAATACCGGATAAAATTTTTAGTGATAAACAAATTAGCAGCTTATATAACAAGTATGGCTCAGATAAGTTTAATCTTGCTGATCAAGGTTATATTGCCCGGGTACATCCACTAGAGCTGTGGGTGCTGAGTTATCTGAATGATTACCCAGACGCCAATATGACGCAAGTGTTAGAAGACAGCCAAGCCACTTTGATTGAGGTCTATCGATGGTTATTCCGTACCCGTCATCAAAATGCTCGCGACAGTCGCATTAAAGTGATGTTGGAAGTTGAGGCTTTTTTAAGTATTCATCAACGCTGGCAGAGAATGGGATATCCATTTGATTTTATCGTGCCATCACTAGGCTCGGCCCTTGGCAGTTCTGGCGATCGTCCAGCTGCCTTAGCTGAACTAATGGGTATTATTCAAAATAACGGTGTGCGAGCGCCAACATTACGGATAGAAAAATTATTGTTTGCTAAAGATACGCCTTATGAAGTTAATTTAGCGAACAGCACTCAGCAGCCTATTCAAGTATTCAAGCCTGAAGTGGCAATAGCATTGAAAAATGCGCTCGCCAATGTGGTAGAAAAGGGCACGGCAAGGCGACTCAATGGTAGCATTATGAATGTTGATGGCACTTTGGTTCGCTTAGGTGGCAAAACGGGCACCGGGGATAACCGCATCGCGACTGAAATTCGTAATGGACGCAAGGTGTCTTCTACTGCAATGAACCGCACAGCAACTTTTGTATTTTACTTGGGTGACAGTTACTTTGGTACCTTAACCGCCTTTGTGCCTGGGGCTAAAGCAGATGACTTTAGTTTTACCTCAGCACTGCCGTTACAAGTATTGAAGGGTATGCTGCCAATACTGACGCCGCAATTGTTTAATCAGCAACCTTTATGTTTAGCTGAGTCGGCTGACGTTGAGTAG
- a CDS encoding ABC transporter substrate-binding protein — protein sequence MQVGKYLKVHILLMVGLLMSTNTLAVTLNVLEWEGYISPFKEDFKAYAKTKGMEVELNIMDPYITDPELIFNKMRASAADVTTPTHNYYKMNQDRLLQVLQPIDFSRLTNYSKVLGSLRTSQYDEFKGEKYSVPLLGGSYGLAYNAAKRDEPKSWEVLWQPENKGKFAITGDQFEANIYTTLLVLGYPPESFYDIDATTLDKSKVQAKLDSLVQNADSFWGGMADVERMKDLELVTTYWFGVAAANQSGQNWKLATPKEGQTVWLDTLAIGKHLNGEKLDAAYLLLDFMISEPVQKRILEMYGSIIVNGETAKLLDPQLVKDARVGDETFFSEQYLWRPLSSRTRNTYKQMWNKAKAN from the coding sequence ATGCAAGTAGGTAAATACTTAAAAGTACACATCCTGTTGATGGTAGGTCTGTTGATGTCGACAAATACCCTAGCTGTAACTCTGAACGTACTAGAATGGGAGGGCTACATAAGTCCGTTTAAAGAGGATTTTAAGGCCTATGCCAAAACAAAAGGAATGGAGGTGGAGTTAAATATTATGGACCCCTACATCACAGACCCTGAGCTTATTTTTAACAAGATGCGAGCCAGTGCTGCTGATGTTACTACCCCTACCCACAATTACTACAAGATGAATCAAGACAGGTTACTTCAGGTTCTTCAGCCGATAGATTTCAGTAGACTGACCAACTATTCTAAAGTACTTGGTTCATTAAGGACTAGCCAATACGATGAATTTAAAGGCGAAAAATATTCAGTACCTTTGTTAGGAGGCTCATATGGCCTGGCTTACAATGCGGCGAAGCGGGATGAACCTAAATCCTGGGAAGTCCTATGGCAACCAGAAAACAAAGGTAAATTCGCCATCACAGGTGATCAATTTGAAGCCAATATTTATACCACTCTATTGGTATTAGGTTATCCACCTGAATCTTTTTATGACATAGACGCCACAACATTAGACAAGTCTAAAGTACAAGCAAAATTAGATAGCCTAGTACAAAATGCAGACTCATTTTGGGGCGGGATGGCTGATGTAGAACGCATGAAAGATCTAGAGCTGGTTACAACCTATTGGTTTGGCGTTGCTGCAGCCAATCAAAGCGGACAGAATTGGAAATTGGCTACCCCAAAAGAAGGCCAAACTGTGTGGTTAGATACCTTAGCCATAGGTAAACACCTCAATGGCGAAAAACTAGATGCCGCCTATCTATTATTAGACTTTATGATCAGCGAGCCAGTGCAAAAGCGCATATTAGAAATGTACGGTTCTATCATAGTTAACGGTGAAACGGCCAAGTTACTTGACCCTCAGTTGGTTAAGGATGCCAGAGTAGGTGATGAAACATTTTTTTCAGAGCAGTATTTATGGCGTCCACTGAGCTCAAGAACACGTAATACCTATAAGCAAATGTGGAACAAAGCCAAGGCAAATTAA